In Candidatus Poribacteria bacterium, the following are encoded in one genomic region:
- a CDS encoding SelT/SelW/SelH family protein, which translates to MADALKQKYGTAVKTVDLIPGSGGAFEVSLNGTLLYSKLETGQFPTTEQITTAMDAAA; encoded by the coding sequence TTGGCAGATGCTTTGAAACAGAAGTATGGTACGGCGGTTAAAACGGTCGATCTGATCCCCGGTAGTGGCGGGGCTTTTGAAGTCTCGTTGAATGGAACACTGCTCTATTCGAAGTTAGAAACCGGGCAGTTTCCGACGACAGAGCAGATAACAACCGCGATGGACGCAGCGGCATAA